A region of Periplaneta americana isolate PAMFEO1 chromosome 16, P.americana_PAMFEO1_priV1, whole genome shotgun sequence DNA encodes the following proteins:
- the LOC138716212 gene encoding cuticle protein 19-like, which translates to MAAFKIAAVFAMLVVISLAQHHHELPHYAPVPVEHHHHEVEVEEHHHAHPKYEFKYGVKDEHTHDIKEQHEKRDGHKVEGYYKLVEPDGTTRTVHYTADKHTGFHAHVERSGHAVHPVHHHH; encoded by the exons ATCGCAGCGGTATTCGCAATGTTGGTAGTGATCTCACTGGCCCAACATCATCATGAGCTGCCTCACTACGCCCCTGTGCCAGTGGAGCACCACCACCATGAAGTGGAAGTGGAGGAACACCATCAC GCTCACCCAAAGTACGAGTTCAAGTACGGAGTTAAGGACGAACACACCCACGACATCAAGGAACAGCACGAGAAGCGTGACGGCCACAAGGTTGAGGGATACTACAAGCTGGTTGAGCCCGACGGCACCACCCGTACTGTTCACTACACCGCTGACAAACACACCGGATTCCACGCTCACGTTGAGAGGTCTGGACACGCCGTCCACCCTGTCCACCACCACCACTAG